Proteins encoded in a region of the Zea mays cultivar B73 chromosome 4, Zm-B73-REFERENCE-NAM-5.0, whole genome shotgun sequence genome:
- the LOC103654548 gene encoding disease resistance protein RPM1 — MAEAALLALSKIGSYLGGEAATFIATKFSNLIELPNTVRRIRRELLMMNIFIRKTGASYLSDELLKAWITEVRILAYRVENIIDNFSYHSLQFKQDPKGKKLANGLSYGLVFSGIAADLAQIEKEIEHVSKLKNLWLNSVHELLHTQVSSAEQQFPQYSLPQILKDENLVGLKEEREQLKEWLIPNAPVNMTNIPALKVVTLSGMGGMGKTTLLTSVYDKLKDIFEIHAWLTVSQTYRSVDTLLKELLKIVSASEHTTLVNNDYQKEVIVPVDIDIRDKKQLKPDVIDKMGILDLKSTLKAVLKHKRYIVVLDDVWNRCVHDGISDVFEDCGKESRIVITTRKQDVAALATPGYQLNLNPLDIKDALQLFCTKAFPNKNHFDWTSVLLEHAKDMMKRYEGLPLEKCPLELQELATHIVRKCEDFSVSKCPSELQDLATYTVNKFKGFSLSACPSELQNLATDIVNHCKDLPLVKCPSELQEIAIDIVKKCRGLPLAIVSVGSRLSSRKQIVPVWRQMCNELPCELEKDDQVRGILNLSYYDLPSDLRNCFLYCSLFPEDYHFSKDDLVRLWVAEGFVEKKGDNTPEEVAEGYLTELIHRNMLQLVENDELGRVNTCKMHDILRELALHISKAEMFGTVNDFGAMVQMDTDVRRISSYGWKKMKKNKSKLKFPHLRTLMASDTIVDYVPSILSESKYLTVLELQNSDFQALPTSIGNLFNLKYIGLRNTRITSLPDSIKNLSNLQTLDVKSTSIKALPPGIVNLTKLRHLLADKFADKNQSEFRYFVGVDAPEGLSNLEELQTLETVQASMDLPEQLDNLLQLRSLWVDNITSAHCAGLFATLSTMPLLSSLLLSAADEKETLLLNHFNPTCTKLHKLIVRGLWSLTGCPILQNHGRYLKYLALSRCHFVGDPLVVLASTVPNITYLRLNNIPSPPTLDLLEGSFPQLKTLVLKNMNDVSLLKISSGALPVIECLYITSLPKLQTVPRGIKSLSSLKKLWLLGLHSNFKARWDMEGMQKDLQHVLEIRT, encoded by the coding sequence ATGGCAGAGGCAGCACTCCTTGCTCTCTCGAAGATTGGGTCCTATTTGGGAGGAGAAGCGGCTACCTTCATTGCAACCAAATTTTCTAATTTGATCGAGCTACCAAATACTGTGAGGCGTATTCGGAGGGAACTTCTGATGATGAACATCTTTATACGTAAGACAGGTGCATCCTATCTCAGTGACGAGCTCCTCAAGGCTTGGATCACAGAAGTGAGAATACTGGCCTACCGTGTCGAGAACATAATCGACAACTTTTCATACCACTCTCTTCAATTCAAGCAAGACCCTAAAGGGAAAAAGTTGGCGAATGGATTAAGCTACGGTCTAGTGTTTAGTGGGATTGCTGCTGATCTAGCTCAGATAGAGAAGGAAATAGAGCATGTTTCGAAGTTGAAGAATCTCTGGTTGAACTCAGTCCATGAGCTTCTTCATACTCAAGTTAGCAGTGCTGAACAGCAATTCCCTCAATACAGTTTGCCCCAAATTCTAAAAGATGAAAACCTGGTGGGGTTAAAGGAAGAAAGAGAGCAGTTAAAGGAATGGTTGATTCCCAATGCACCTGTCAACATGACAAATATACCAGCTCTCAAGGTGGTAACTTTGTCGGGTATGGGTGGGATGGGAAAGACCACCCTGCTCACTAGTGTGTATGATAAGCTGAAAGATATCTTCGAAATCCATGCTTGGCTCACTGTCTCACAGACATACAGAAGTGTCGATACTTTGCTGAAGGAGCTACTAAAGATTGTTAGTGCCTCTGAGCACACAACTCTTGTTAACAATGACTATCAGAAGGAAGTGATTGTACCAGTTGATATTGATATAAGAGACAAGAAACAGCTGAAACCAGATGTCATCGACAAGATGGGCATCTTAGACTTGAAGAGTACTTTAAAAGCAGTCCTGAAACATAAGAGATATATAGTTGTGTTAGATGATGTATGGAATCGTTGTGTTCACGATGGAATAAGCGATGTGTTTGAAGATTGTGGGAAGGAAAGTCGCATTGTCATCACAACAAGGAAACAAGATGTAGCTGCACTTGCCACACCAGGTTACCAGCTCAACCTAAACCCATTAGATATCAAAGATGCTCTCCAGCTTTTCTGTACAAAAGCTTTTCCCAACAAAAACCACTTTGATTGGACATCAGTACTTCTTGAACATGCTAAAGATATGATGAAGAGATATGAAGGTCTTCCATTGGAAAAGTGCCCACTCGAGCTTCAAGAGCTTGCTACTCATATTGTAAGGAAATGTGAGGACTTCTCAGTGTCAAAGTGTCCATCTGAGCTTCAGGATCTTGCAACTTATACCGTAAACAAATTTAAGGGATTCTCACTATCAGCATGCCCATCAGAGCTTCAGAATCTTGCTACTGATATTGTAAACCATTGTAAGGATTTACCTCTGGTGAAGTGTCCATCAGAACTTCAGGAGATTGCTATTGACATTGTAAAGAAATGTAGGGGTTTGCCGCTGGCTATTGTATCAGTAGGCAGTAGGTTGTCTTCAAGAAAGCAAATAGTGCCAGTTTGGAGGCAGATGTGCAATGAACTTCCTTGTGAGCTGGAAAAAGATGACCAGGTTCGAGGAATTCTAAATCTTAGCTACTATGACTTGCCAAGTGATCTTCGAAACTGCTTCCTGTACTGCAGCCTGTTTCCGGAAGATTACCACTTCTCAAAGGACGATCTTGTGCGACTGTGGgttgctgaaggatttgttgaaaAGAAAGGGGACAACACTCCTGAGGAGGTAGCAGAGGGCTATCTTACTGAGCTGATCCACCGTAATATGCTGCAACTTGTGGAAAATGATGAGCTTGGCAGGGTGAACACATGCAAAATGCATGACATTTTAAGAGAGTTGGCCCTTCACATCTCTAAAGCCGAAATGTTTGGTACAGTAAATGATTTTGGTGCAATGGTGCAGATGGACACAGATGTTCGtcgcatatcttcatatggatggAAGAAGATGAAAAAAAATAAATCCAAGTTGAAATTTCCGCACCTCCGAACCCTGATGGCAAGTGATACCATTGTGGACTATGTACCATCAATACTATCTGAATCCAAGTACCTTACTGTCCTTGAGCTCCAGAATTCTGATTTCCAGGCACTGCCTACATCTATAGGAAATCTCTTTAATCTGAAATACATTGGCCTAAGAAATACAAGAATAACGTCACTGCCAGACTCCATTAAGAATCTCTCCAATCTTCAAACTCTTGATGTCAAATCAACTAGTATAAAAGCTCTGCCACCTGGTATAGTGAACCTCACTAAGCTAAGGCACCTTCTTGCTGACAAATTTGCTGATAAGAACCAGTCAGAGTTTCGGTACTTTGTCGGAGTGGACGCTCCAGAAGGGCTTTCGAACCTTGAAGAGTTACAGACTCTTGAGACTGTGCAAGCAAGCATGGACTTACCGGAACAACTTGATAACCTTTTGCAACTAAGGAGCCTGTGGGTAGATAACATCACTTCTGCCCACTGTGCAGGGCTTTTTGCTACCTTATCAACTATGCCACTTCTTTCCAGTTTGCTTCTATCTGCAGCTGATGAAAAGGAGACACTTCTCTTGAACCATTTCAATCCAACTTGCACGAAGCTCCACAAGCTAATTGTGAGAGGATTGTGGTCTCTAACAGGTTGTCCGATACTTCAGAACCATGGCAGGTATCTCAAGTATCTTGCCCTAAGCAGATGCCATTTTGTAGGAGACCCGCTGGTGGTTCTAGCATCTACTGTACCGAACATCACATATCTGAGACTTAACAATATACCTAGTCCACCTACTTTGGACCTTCTGGAAGGATCCTTCCCACAACTGAAGACGCTAGTTTTGAAGAACATGAATGATGTCAGCCTTCTGAAAATTAGTAGCGGTGCACTTCCAGTCATAGAATGTCTATATATCACATCACTGCCCAAATTGCAGACAGTCCCTCGAGGCATCAAATCCTTGAGCTCCTTGAAAAAGCTCTGGCTTCTGGGTCTCCACAGTAACTTCAAGGCTCGATGGGACATGGAGGGAATGCAGAAGGATCTACAGCATGTTCTGGAGATACGTACCTAA